A genomic window from Brevinematales bacterium includes:
- a CDS encoding argininosuccinate synthase, with protein sequence MKIVLAYSGGLDTSVILAWLKQKYDAEVIAYAADLGQEEDWDAVREKALRTGASKVYIEDMKETFVTDAVFPAIKANAVYEYKYMLGTSLARPLIAKRHVEIALREGADAVAHGATGKGNDQVRFELTFRALAPHLKIIAPWKMDDFFKARNDLIDFAKANNIPIPVSKDKPYSMDANLLHISYEGGILEDPANEYDKSMFLMGVDPSDAPDKPEYVEIEFEKGIPVGVNGKRMKPCELLCEVNTIGGRNGVGLVDLVENRLVGIKSRGVYETPGGAILIEAHKALESITLERDTMHYKQIMELTYAEMIYNGKWYHPLFEAMTAFFDKTQDVVNGTVTLKLYKGNIIPASRKSPDSLYDVNLSTFEEGSGYDQKDAIGFIKLYGLPMQVYGAKHRKK encoded by the coding sequence ATGAAAATCGTGCTGGCATATTCCGGGGGATTGGACACATCCGTGATACTCGCGTGGCTGAAGCAGAAATACGACGCCGAAGTGATCGCCTACGCGGCGGACCTCGGGCAGGAAGAGGACTGGGACGCCGTCCGCGAGAAAGCCCTGCGCACCGGGGCCAGCAAGGTCTATATCGAGGATATGAAGGAAACATTCGTTACGGACGCTGTTTTCCCCGCGATCAAGGCGAACGCGGTTTACGAGTATAAATATATGCTGGGGACCTCCCTGGCGCGGCCGCTGATCGCGAAACGCCATGTGGAGATCGCGCTCAGGGAAGGCGCCGACGCGGTCGCTCACGGCGCTACCGGCAAGGGCAACGATCAGGTGCGGTTTGAGCTTACCTTCAGGGCGCTCGCCCCTCATCTGAAGATTATCGCGCCGTGGAAGATGGACGACTTCTTCAAGGCGAGGAACGATCTCATCGATTTCGCCAAGGCGAACAATATCCCTATCCCGGTATCGAAGGATAAGCCTTACAGTATGGACGCGAACCTGCTGCACATCTCCTATGAGGGCGGTATCCTCGAAGACCCCGCCAACGAGTACGATAAATCGATGTTCCTGATGGGAGTCGACCCGTCCGACGCGCCGGATAAGCCGGAGTATGTGGAAATCGAGTTCGAGAAGGGTATCCCTGTCGGGGTGAACGGCAAACGTATGAAACCCTGCGAACTTCTCTGCGAAGTCAATACCATCGGCGGACGGAACGGTGTGGGTTTGGTCGACCTTGTGGAGAACCGGCTCGTCGGCATCAAATCGCGAGGGGTATATGAAACTCCCGGCGGGGCGATCCTGATCGAGGCGCATAAGGCGCTCGAGAGCATCACGCTCGAACGGGATACGATGCACTACAAGCAGATCATGGAACTGACCTACGCCGAGATGATCTATAACGGGAAATGGTACCATCCGCTGTTCGAGGCGATGACCGCGTTCTTCGATAAAACGCAGGACGTCGTAAACGGCACGGTTACACTCAAGCTCTATAAAGGAAATATCATACCCGCGTCGCGGAAATCCCCCGACTCGCTCTACGACGTCAACCTGTCGACGTTCGAGGAAGGGAGCGGGTATGACCAGAAGGACGCGATCGGCTTCATTAAGCTGTACGGCCTGCCGATGCAGGTGTACGGCGCGAAGCACAGGAAGAAATAA
- the folK gene encoding 2-amino-4-hydroxy-6-hydroxymethyldihydropteridine diphosphokinase produces MRVYIGIGSNLGNRKKYIRQALERMCEFMSITRYSKPYHFPPYGFTRQPDFINMVIEGDTDLEPSHLLSELLRIEQDLGRQRVARWGPRVIDLDILFYEDITLFDNDGANPLIIPHPDMHKREFVLKPLADIAPDYIHPTLHVTIRELYDALKK; encoded by the coding sequence ATGCGGGTTTATATCGGTATCGGATCGAATCTGGGAAATCGCAAGAAGTATATCCGCCAGGCGTTGGAAAGGATGTGCGAGTTTATGAGCATTACCCGTTACTCGAAGCCCTATCACTTCCCCCCCTACGGGTTTACCCGTCAGCCCGATTTTATCAATATGGTGATCGAAGGGGATACCGACCTCGAACCGTCGCACCTGTTATCGGAACTGCTCCGGATCGAGCAGGACCTCGGACGACAGCGTGTCGCCCGTTGGGGCCCGCGCGTCATCGATCTGGATATCCTGTTCTACGAGGATATTACCTTATTCGATAACGACGGCGCTAATCCGCTGATCATCCCGCATCCCGATATGCATAAACGGGAGTTCGTGCTGAAACCCCTTGCCGATATCGCGCCCGATTATATTCATCCTACCCTTCATGTCACTATCCGCGAACTCTACGATGCACTTAAAAAATAA
- a CDS encoding P-II family nitrogen regulator, translating into MKYIIAIIQPSRLEAVRDALHEAEITRMTISDVMGYGRQMGHTENFMGKEYEIHFTRKVKIEIAVNDDFLDVTIDTIMKHARTGKIGDGKLFIFPMEEVIRIRTGETGREAI; encoded by the coding sequence ATGAAATATATCATCGCGATTATTCAGCCATCCCGTCTGGAGGCGGTACGCGACGCCCTTCATGAGGCGGAAATCACCCGTATGACCATTTCCGACGTCATGGGGTATGGACGGCAGATGGGGCATACCGAGAACTTTATGGGCAAGGAGTACGAGATACATTTCACCCGCAAGGTAAAAATCGAGATCGCGGTGAACGACGATTTCCTCGACGTCACTATCGATACGATTATGAAGCACGCGCGCACCGGGAAAATCGGCGACGGTAAACTTTTCATTTTCCCGATGGAGGAAGTCATCCGTATCCGCACCGGGGAGACCGGCAGAGAAGCCATTTAA
- the dinB gene encoding DNA polymerase IV, with protein sequence MDKIRKIIHIDMDAFYASVEQRDNPALRGKPVIVGGSPETRGVVSTASYEARKFGVHSAMPTKTAIQLCPQGILVYPHFDRYKEASEHIRAIFHDYTDLVEPMSLDEAYLDVTVNKKGIDSATRIAKEIKARIRMVTRLSASAGVSYNKFLAKVASDFQKPNGLTVIPPDKAIGFIDQLPIGKFYGVGPATEKRMTEHGIFNGADLRKFTLEEMTEYFGKSGAYFYYIARGIDEREVDPVWIRKSISQEYTYPKDIYMREQIEAYFRESAHELSLSMEKKKISGKTVTIKVRYANFDTVTRSRTIEKPTRDEEIIFSEALLLLKKTEADKKRIRLLGLGLSSLSDDEDKIDE encoded by the coding sequence ATGGACAAAATCCGCAAGATTATTCATATAGATATGGACGCGTTCTACGCGTCGGTAGAACAGCGCGACAATCCCGCGTTACGGGGAAAGCCCGTGATAGTGGGCGGCTCTCCCGAGACGCGCGGGGTGGTCTCCACCGCGTCCTACGAGGCGCGGAAATTCGGCGTGCACTCCGCGATGCCCACCAAGACGGCGATCCAGCTCTGCCCTCAGGGGATACTGGTATATCCGCATTTCGACCGTTACAAGGAGGCATCGGAGCATATCCGCGCGATATTCCACGATTATACCGATCTGGTCGAGCCGATGTCGCTCGACGAGGCTTATCTCGACGTTACCGTCAATAAAAAGGGGATCGATTCCGCGACGCGTATCGCGAAGGAAATCAAGGCGCGTATCAGGATGGTCACCCGTCTATCCGCCTCCGCGGGGGTGTCGTATAATAAGTTTCTCGCTAAAGTGGCGTCCGACTTCCAGAAGCCGAACGGGCTGACCGTCATACCCCCGGATAAGGCGATCGGGTTTATCGATCAACTGCCGATCGGGAAGTTCTACGGCGTGGGCCCGGCGACCGAGAAACGGATGACCGAGCACGGGATTTTTAACGGCGCCGACCTGCGGAAGTTCACGCTGGAGGAAATGACTGAATACTTCGGGAAATCCGGCGCATATTTTTATTATATCGCGCGGGGTATCGACGAACGCGAGGTCGACCCGGTCTGGATCCGTAAATCGATCAGTCAGGAATACACCTATCCGAAGGATATTTACATGCGGGAGCAGATCGAGGCGTATTTCAGGGAGAGCGCCCATGAATTGAGCCTATCGATGGAGAAGAAGAAAATATCCGGTAAAACTGTGACGATTAAGGTAAGGTACGCGAATTTTGATACGGTTACCCGGAGCCGCACGATCGAAAAGCCGACGCGTGACGAGGAGATTATCTTCAGCGAGGCGCTCCTGCTTCTCAAGAAAACCGAAGCCGATAAAAAGCGGATCCGGCTTTTAGGACTAGGGCTTTCCTCGTTATCGGACGATGAGGATAAAATTGACGAATAA
- a CDS encoding ATP-dependent Clp protease ATP-binding subunit encodes MHDYTGFTPTAQKVISILSQQEARRLFSEELLPEHLFLGLLREPEGAGVRTLLSLGINIDDIKREVELTLRNRSGNTLTLGGIPISKRVKLVLDLSRQEAKTIGHNYIGTEHLLLGILAEDNPEAILPFLLENRSIDINQVRSTVIKTVGYGEIKNWKKKRKEIKTPFLDKFSRNITQMAAEGKLDPVIGRHKEIQRVIQVLSRRQKNNPILIGEPGVGKTAIVEGIAQMIVTNSVPEKLIDKRIMLLDMGLLVAGTKYRGEFEERLKNVVKETEDSNDVILFIDEIHTILGAGNAEGALDASNMLKPALARGLIRCIGATTFDEYKKRIEKDKALVRRFQPIVVDEPDVDGTIEILMRIKSKYEEHHNVRYTDNAIRAAVRLSHRYITDRHLPDKAIDVIDEAGANASSLTSNKPQELIDLEIELSNLENKKSEFVRGQIYEQAADVRDRIHIIREQYEELKQNWISNIKRETVMIDQKEIQRVLSVITNIPMSNLDDETSFERYAKIESHLEGSVKGQGEAVGVVSNAIHKSVVGFRDIKKPIASFIFLGPTGVGKTELAKALAKFMFGTEDSLIRVDMSEYMERFNVSRILGAPPGYVGYESGGELTEKIRRKPYSVVLFDEIEKANPDIFNIFLQILDEGKVTDSLGNKVNFRNTIIIFTSNIGTERLSQKSIMGFGDSDADEEKKKEYVLSELKKNLRPEFLNRIDEIVVFNSLDGEILEQIFDKMVHELNETVAVQGVAFKVSHTVRAHVIETGFDIKYGARSLRRSISRLIEIPASQKMITENMRIDPEKENLEIYVGLHSGTVDFKFKRNKIKDGEKTDIAVMEKIGKTHPMKKRSTEMGEEELVN; translated from the coding sequence ATGCATGATTATACCGGTTTTACACCTACCGCTCAGAAGGTGATATCCATCCTGTCACAGCAGGAAGCGAGACGTTTGTTCAGCGAGGAACTGCTGCCCGAGCATTTGTTCCTCGGACTTCTCAGGGAGCCCGAAGGGGCGGGAGTTCGCACGCTTTTATCGCTCGGCATCAATATTGACGACATTAAGCGCGAGGTCGAATTAACACTCCGCAACCGCAGCGGGAATACCCTGACGTTGGGGGGTATCCCTATATCAAAACGGGTGAAGCTCGTGCTCGACTTATCGCGCCAGGAAGCCAAAACGATCGGGCATAACTATATCGGAACCGAACATCTCCTTTTGGGTATTCTCGCGGAGGATAATCCCGAAGCGATACTCCCGTTCCTGCTGGAAAACCGCAGTATCGATATCAACCAGGTACGAAGTACGGTGATTAAGACGGTGGGGTACGGCGAAATAAAGAACTGGAAGAAGAAACGGAAGGAGATCAAGACCCCATTTCTCGATAAATTCTCCCGCAATATCACCCAGATGGCGGCGGAGGGAAAGCTCGATCCGGTGATCGGGCGGCATAAAGAAATCCAGCGAGTCATTCAGGTATTGAGCCGCCGTCAGAAGAATAATCCCATCCTGATCGGCGAACCGGGCGTAGGGAAGACCGCGATCGTCGAGGGTATTGCCCAGATGATCGTCACGAACTCGGTGCCCGAGAAGCTGATCGACAAACGCATCATGCTCCTCGATATGGGGCTTCTGGTCGCGGGTACGAAATACCGCGGGGAGTTCGAGGAACGGCTGAAAAATGTCGTCAAAGAGACGGAGGATTCGAACGACGTCATCCTTTTTATAGATGAGATACATACGATACTCGGCGCGGGCAACGCTGAGGGCGCGCTCGACGCGTCCAATATGCTGAAACCGGCGCTCGCGCGCGGGTTGATCCGCTGTATCGGAGCGACCACGTTCGACGAGTATAAGAAGCGTATCGAGAAGGATAAAGCCCTCGTGCGGCGTTTCCAGCCCATCGTGGTGGACGAGCCCGATGTGGACGGGACTATCGAGATACTGATGCGCATCAAGTCGAAGTACGAGGAGCATCATAACGTCCGCTATACCGATAACGCTATACGCGCGGCTGTGCGCCTCTCGCACCGTTATATTACCGACAGGCATCTGCCGGATAAGGCTATCGACGTAATCGACGAAGCCGGCGCGAACGCATCGTCACTGACCAGCAATAAACCGCAGGAACTGATCGATCTCGAGATAGAGCTATCCAACCTTGAGAACAAGAAATCCGAGTTTGTCCGCGGACAGATATACGAACAGGCCGCCGATGTGCGCGATAGAATCCATATTATCCGCGAGCAGTATGAAGAGTTGAAGCAGAATTGGATTTCCAATATCAAGCGTGAAACGGTGATGATCGACCAGAAAGAAATCCAGCGGGTATTATCGGTGATCACGAATATCCCGATGTCGAATCTCGACGATGAGACCAGTTTCGAACGTTACGCGAAAATAGAATCCCATCTCGAGGGATCGGTTAAAGGGCAGGGCGAGGCGGTCGGGGTGGTTTCCAACGCGATCCATAAGAGCGTCGTCGGTTTCCGCGATATTAAGAAACCCATCGCTAGCTTCATTTTCCTCGGGCCTACGGGCGTCGGGAAAACCGAACTGGCGAAGGCTCTCGCGAAATTCATGTTCGGCACCGAGGATTCCCTCATCCGCGTGGATATGAGCGAGTATATGGAGCGTTTCAACGTATCCCGTATCCTCGGGGCGCCTCCCGGGTATGTCGGATATGAGTCCGGCGGGGAACTCACCGAGAAAATACGGAGGAAGCCGTACTCGGTGGTATTGTTCGACGAAATAGAAAAAGCTAACCCGGATATTTTCAATATATTCCTTCAAATTCTGGACGAGGGGAAGGTGACCGACAGTCTCGGGAATAAAGTCAATTTCCGCAACACGATCATTATTTTCACATCGAATATCGGGACGGAGCGTCTTTCGCAGAAATCGATCATGGGCTTCGGGGATTCAGACGCCGACGAAGAAAAAAAGAAGGAATATGTACTCTCCGAACTGAAAAAGAATCTGAGGCCGGAATTCCTCAACCGTATCGATGAGATCGTGGTGTTTAATTCTCTGGACGGCGAAATACTCGAACAGATATTCGATAAGATGGTGCATGAACTGAATGAGACGGTTGCGGTACAGGGTGTGGCGTTTAAGGTCAGCCATACGGTACGCGCGCATGTGATCGAGACCGGGTTCGATATTAAATACGGCGCGCGCTCTCTCCGCCGTTCCATCAGCCGTCTGATCGAGATTCCCGCGTCACAGAAGATGATTACCGAGAATATGCGCATCGACCCGGAGAAGGAAAATCTGGAGATTTATGTAGGGCTGCACTCCGGCACGGTCGATTTTAAATTTAAAAGGAATAAAATAAAAGACGGTGAAAAGACCGATATCGCTGTAATGGAAAAAATCGGGAAGACCCATCCTATGAAGAAGCGGTCGACTGAAATGGGCGAAGAGGAATTGGTCAACTAA
- a CDS encoding HD-GYP domain-containing protein gives MPWDDIRIEVSTHFLAPGMVLKGDGFDEKGTKVIEKDVALNENQIKQILACGVKTITYTRKRLKLKKENSTSSIADEHIDKAMAVLDDIEGAIRGQKSEIPAKEVKEVVDTFIEDIRSNNDTCLNLLDLADYDDYTYTHSINVATISLACGLAMNLDELKIRILGTAAILHDIGKTLVPIEILNKPNKLTPAEWAIMKKHPLFAYNILKAESQFSKDVINGVLLHHEDYTGGGYPLGIRWDKSNIFAQIISISDVFDAITSKRTYKVAQPFSNAFGFIMEKSGTKFNPEIAQVFLKEMIKKINGEPLYPVNSYVLLNTGEVGYVVDHRLNPFSLRPIINIFYNPAKEPKLLKYKLQIDLEKDNGRTVIRRIMEDATVQKFNQVLGMEGM, from the coding sequence ATGCCGTGGGACGATATCAGAATCGAGGTCTCAACTCATTTTCTCGCGCCGGGTATGGTATTAAAGGGCGACGGATTTGATGAAAAAGGCACGAAAGTCATCGAAAAGGACGTCGCGCTGAATGAAAACCAGATCAAGCAGATTCTTGCCTGCGGTGTAAAGACTATCACCTATACGCGCAAACGGCTCAAACTGAAGAAAGAGAATTCCACCTCCAGTATAGCGGACGAACATATCGATAAAGCCATGGCGGTTCTCGACGATATCGAAGGGGCGATCAGGGGCCAGAAGTCGGAAATCCCCGCGAAAGAAGTGAAAGAAGTAGTCGATACTTTTATCGAAGACATACGCAGCAATAACGATACCTGTCTCAATCTGCTCGATCTGGCGGATTACGACGATTATACCTATACCCATTCCATCAATGTCGCCACTATTTCGCTCGCATGCGGGCTCGCGATGAATTTGGATGAATTGAAGATTCGTATACTCGGTACCGCGGCTATACTGCACGATATCGGTAAGACGTTAGTACCGATAGAGATTCTCAATAAACCGAATAAACTGACGCCCGCCGAATGGGCGATTATGAAAAAACACCCGTTATTCGCCTACAATATCCTCAAGGCTGAAAGTCAGTTCAGCAAGGATGTCATCAACGGGGTATTACTGCACCATGAGGATTATACCGGCGGCGGTTATCCTTTGGGTATCCGGTGGGATAAGTCGAACATTTTCGCGCAGATTATTTCCATCTCCGATGTGTTCGACGCGATTACGAGCAAGCGCACCTATAAGGTCGCCCAGCCTTTTTCCAACGCATTTGGATTTATTATGGAAAAATCGGGGACGAAATTCAACCCGGAAATCGCACAGGTATTCCTGAAAGAAATGATTAAAAAGATTAACGGGGAACCGCTTTATCCGGTCAATTCTTATGTTCTCCTGAACACCGGGGAGGTCGGCTATGTAGTCGATCACCGTTTAAACCCTTTTTCTCTCCGGCCTATCATCAATATTTTCTATAATCCGGCGAAAGAACCGAAGCTGTTAAAGTACAAGCTCCAGATCGACCTTGAAAAGGATAACGGGCGGACGGTTATCCGCAGGATTATGGAGGATGCTACGGTGCAGAAGTTCAATCAGGTTTTAGGTATGGAAGGGATGTAG
- a CDS encoding U32 family peptidase has protein sequence MREIELLAPARDKDCGIAAVKCGADAVYIGADKFGARSAASNPVSELEELISYAHRYRARVYITLNTLLFDHELSDAERLIREVYDMGADGLIVQDMGILEMDLPPIPLIASTQTHNHTPERVKFLEDAGFTRAILARELTLDEIAAIRDNTSIELETFIHGALCVSYSGQCYISHACYGRSGNRGECAQPCRMTYSLLDRDKKLLIKDKYLLSLKDLNLSEHLRELMDAGVTSFKIEGRLKDENYVKNVVSYYRRRLDSLIDGSDYRRSSSGRSTVEFTPDPQKSFNRGFSTYFLNGRRQGTGSVHTQKSIGEPLGKVITKGRDWFIIDGGKELNNGDGICYIDDNNILAGTNILFSEGNRVFPHDNRYIKIGLTVYRNSDHDFIKELKRKKIERKIDIDLAFEESPDGFVLRAADEDGITAEYALTGEKVPAQNPEKAAETVKKQLLKFGDEIFHVRDFRVGLSQSYFFPVSVLNDARRSLVSVLEKNRANAFPRKEIPIVKNSVPFPVTELDFTGNVLNRLASRFYERHGVKILRPATESGLDLKGEIVMTTRYCLKYELGLCGKHPVKPESIPLNTGDIREPLYLDDGKRKFRLEFDCAKCRMNIVLDS, from the coding sequence ATGAGGGAAATAGAACTTCTCGCTCCCGCGCGCGATAAGGACTGCGGGATCGCCGCCGTGAAATGCGGCGCCGACGCGGTATATATCGGCGCGGATAAATTCGGCGCGCGCAGCGCCGCGTCCAATCCCGTCTCCGAATTGGAGGAACTGATCAGCTACGCCCACCGTTACCGGGCGCGGGTCTATATCACCCTGAACACCCTTCTATTCGATCACGAACTGTCCGACGCGGAACGGTTGATCCGCGAGGTATACGATATGGGCGCGGACGGGCTGATCGTGCAGGACATGGGTATCCTCGAAATGGATCTCCCGCCAATTCCGCTGATCGCGAGTACGCAGACGCATAATCATACCCCGGAACGCGTAAAATTCCTTGAGGACGCGGGGTTCACCCGCGCCATCCTCGCGCGCGAACTGACGCTGGACGAGATCGCCGCGATCAGGGATAATACCTCCATCGAGCTGGAAACATTTATCCACGGCGCGCTCTGCGTCAGTTACAGCGGGCAATGCTATATCAGTCATGCCTGCTATGGGCGCAGCGGAAACCGCGGGGAATGCGCCCAGCCGTGCCGGATGACCTATTCCCTGCTCGACCGGGATAAAAAACTACTCATCAAAGATAAGTACCTGCTCTCGCTGAAAGACCTCAACCTGTCGGAACATCTCCGTGAGCTGATGGACGCAGGGGTGACGTCGTTTAAGATCGAGGGACGGCTGAAAGACGAGAACTATGTGAAAAATGTCGTGAGCTATTATCGCAGGCGGCTGGACAGTCTGATCGATGGCTCCGACTACCGCAGGTCGTCGAGCGGGCGTTCGACGGTGGAGTTCACCCCCGACCCGCAGAAGAGCTTCAACCGCGGGTTCTCCACCTACTTCCTCAACGGAAGGAGGCAGGGTACCGGTTCGGTGCATACCCAGAAGTCGATCGGCGAACCGCTCGGTAAGGTGATCACCAAGGGTCGGGATTGGTTTATTATCGATGGCGGCAAGGAGCTGAATAACGGCGACGGTATCTGCTACATCGACGATAACAATATCCTCGCCGGGACGAATATCCTTTTTTCCGAAGGGAACAGGGTCTTTCCGCACGACAACCGTTATATAAAAATCGGGCTGACCGTCTACCGGAACAGCGACCACGATTTTATCAAGGAACTGAAGCGTAAAAAGATCGAGCGGAAAATCGATATCGATCTGGCGTTCGAGGAGAGCCCCGACGGGTTTGTCCTACGCGCGGCGGATGAAGACGGGATTACCGCGGAGTACGCGCTGACGGGTGAAAAAGTCCCCGCGCAGAATCCCGAGAAGGCGGCGGAGACGGTTAAAAAGCAGCTTCTGAAATTCGGCGATGAAATTTTCCATGTCCGCGATTTCCGCGTCGGCCTGTCGCAGTCCTATTTCTTCCCGGTCAGCGTCCTCAATGACGCGCGGAGGAGTCTGGTATCCGTGCTTGAGAAGAACCGCGCTAACGCGTTCCCACGCAAGGAAATACCGATAGTGAAGAACAGCGTGCCCTTTCCGGTGACCGAACTCGATTTTACGGGGAATGTCCTGAACCGGCTCGCAAGCCGGTTTTACGAACGTCACGGGGTGAAAATCCTGCGGCCGGCCACCGAATCGGGGTTGGATTTAAAGGGCGAAATTGTGATGACGACGCGTTACTGCCTGAAATACGAACTGGGATTATGCGGGAAACACCCGGTAAAACCGGAATCTATCCCGCTGAATACCGGCGATATCAGGGAACCGCTGTACTTAGATGATGGGAAACGGAAATTCAGATTGGAATTCGACTGCGCGAAATGCAGGATGAATATAGTTCTGGATAGTTGA
- the typA gene encoding translational GTPase TypA has protein sequence MQILRNVAIIAHVDHGKTTLVDELLKQSKVFRENQEVQECFLDSNDQERERGITILSKNISINFRDIKINLIDTPGHSDFSGEVERVLKLADGVLLLVDSFEGPMPQTRFVLEKALSLELKPIVVINKIDRPDNRPPEVLDEIYDLFIELGADDEQIDFPVIYASGRNGWAVRDLKDERKDLTPLLETIVERIPAPKQIEGSVQMQITSLDYNSYVGRIGIGRVFRGIVDKSSPMCIIKRSGAIHNISLKQIYVFEGLGRTEVSEVATGDICAIVGVEDIDIGDTLADALNPEPLPLLTIDEPTISMTFSVNTSPFHGREGKYVTSRQLRERLFKELQHNVALRVHETGITDMFIVSGRGVLHLSVLIENMRREGYEFSVGAPKVIFKEIDGKKTEPIDLMTVETPSEYAGKIIDLVGQRKGLMIKMEERGSMTRMEFHIPARGMMGLRNSILNVSQGEGIMHHRFYQYEYFKGSIKQRQTGALISMGEGVVTDYALNGLQDRGKFFCESGDIVYAGQIIGEYNKDNDLEVNVQKGKKMTNMRAAGSDKTIKIAPAVKFSLEEAMEYIREDEMVEVTPKSVRMRKVSLDSGERKKLSKLADN, from the coding sequence GTGCAAATTTTAAGAAATGTCGCGATTATCGCGCATGTCGATCACGGTAAAACGACTCTGGTGGACGAGCTCCTCAAACAGAGCAAGGTGTTCCGAGAGAACCAGGAAGTACAGGAATGTTTCCTGGATTCCAACGATCAGGAACGGGAACGGGGGATCACCATCCTCTCGAAAAATATCAGCATTAATTTCAGGGATATCAAGATAAACCTGATCGATACTCCCGGGCATTCCGATTTCAGCGGCGAAGTCGAACGGGTGCTGAAGCTCGCGGACGGGGTTCTGCTTCTGGTGGATTCTTTCGAGGGGCCGATGCCGCAGACCCGTTTCGTGCTGGAGAAGGCGCTCAGCCTCGAATTGAAACCCATCGTGGTGATTAATAAAATCGACCGCCCGGATAACCGTCCCCCCGAAGTGCTCGACGAGATATACGACCTGTTTATCGAACTGGGGGCGGACGACGAGCAGATCGATTTTCCGGTGATCTACGCGAGCGGACGGAACGGCTGGGCGGTACGCGACCTCAAGGACGAACGCAAAGACCTTACGCCGCTTTTGGAGACGATTGTCGAACGGATACCCGCGCCTAAGCAGATCGAGGGCTCCGTACAGATGCAGATCACTTCGCTGGACTATAACTCCTATGTCGGCAGAATCGGCATCGGAAGGGTATTCCGGGGTATAGTCGATAAAAGCAGTCCGATGTGCATTATCAAACGGAGCGGGGCGATTCATAATATTTCATTGAAACAGATCTATGTGTTCGAAGGACTGGGGCGTACCGAAGTTTCGGAAGTAGCTACCGGCGATATTTGCGCTATAGTCGGGGTAGAGGATATCGATATAGGCGATACGCTTGCCGACGCGCTGAATCCCGAACCGTTGCCCCTCCTGACTATCGACGAACCGACCATCAGTATGACATTCTCGGTAAATACCTCGCCGTTCCATGGACGCGAGGGTAAATATGTGACATCCCGTCAGTTGCGGGAACGTCTCTTTAAAGAGCTCCAGCATAATGTGGCGCTTCGGGTGCATGAGACGGGAATCACCGACATGTTCATTGTTTCCGGGCGCGGGGTCCTGCATCTCTCCGTGCTGATCGAGAATATGCGTCGCGAAGGGTACGAGTTCTCAGTAGGCGCGCCCAAGGTGATATTCAAGGAGATCGACGGGAAGAAGACCGAACCGATCGATCTGATGACTGTCGAAACCCCGTCAGAGTATGCCGGAAAGATTATCGACCTCGTCGGACAGCGGAAGGGATTGATGATCAAGATGGAGGAGCGCGGCAGTATGACCCGCATGGAGTTCCATATTCCCGCCCGGGGGATGATGGGTCTGCGTAACAGTATCCTGAACGTATCGCAGGGCGAAGGCATCATGCATCACCGCTTCTACCAGTACGAGTACTTCAAGGGCTCGATCAAGCAGCGCCAGACCGGAGCGCTTATATCGATGGGAGAAGGCGTGGTCACCGATTACGCGTTGAACGGGCTGCAGGATCGCGGGAAGTTTTTCTGCGAGTCGGGCGATATTGTATATGCCGGGCAGATTATCGGCGAATACAACAAGGATAACGACCTTGAGGTCAATGTGCAGAAGGGAAAGAAGATGACCAATATGCGCGCGGCGGGTTCGGATAAGACGATCAAGATCGCGCCTGCGGTGAAGTTCAGCCTCGAGGAAGCGATGGAATATATCCGTGAAGACGAGATGGTGGAAGTCACCCCGAAGAGCGTCCGTATGCGTAAGGTGAGCCTCGACTCCGGGGAAAGAAAGAAACTGAGTAAGTTAGCGGATAATTAG